The proteins below come from a single Argentina anserina chromosome 1, drPotAnse1.1, whole genome shotgun sequence genomic window:
- the LOC126787561 gene encoding uncharacterized protein LOC126787561: MAGGIGCVQCGTHRNPCRCKVIGPTLGCLAFAAAAIVEWPVGAFVYCFRHMKGRRIMAHPATVVYPKVSNSIPI; this comes from the coding sequence ATGGCTGGAGGTATTGGATGCGTGCAGTGCGGGACGCATAGAAACCCATGCCGGTGCAAGGTGATCGGCCCTACCTTGGGGTGCCTGGCCTTCGCCGCGGCGGCGATCGTGGAGTGGCCTGTTGGGGCTTTTGTCTACTGCTTCCGCCACATGAAGGGTCGCCGAATCATGGCTCACCCCGCCACCGTTGTTTACCCCAAAGTTTCTAATTCCATTCCCATTTGA